One genomic segment of Streptomyces sp. TLI_146 includes these proteins:
- a CDS encoding NAD(P)/FAD-dependent oxidoreductase: MVVVGAGFSGIGAAIRLRQAGFREVVVLEKASQLGGTWRENTYPGCACDVPSTLYSYSFAQDTAWTRVFAGQPEIHAYLRTTAEQYGLGEVLRCGVRVLGARWDPAAARWRLETTDGSYSAAVLVLATGPWHVPRPLEVPGVEDFAGPVLHTARWDHGVDLTGRRVAVVGSGASAVQLVPEIVSRAAEVRLFQRTAPWVLPKPDLPVPAALNWCLDRVPGARRALRAGQFGLQEGLGCAFRHPELARLVEAGARAHLRLAVRDRATRRALTPDYRLGCKRLLTSSTYYQALSRPHVHLHPTAVAAVREKEVVGADGTVAEADVLVTATGFRVGELPLAESLYDADGRTLRAAWAGEPQAYLGSGVSGFPNLFLLLGPNLLGGSTSAISVLEAQLTYLTAALTHLRRTGHTALDVRPAVQASYNAAVQRALAGTVYNTGGCTSYYLAPSGRNTFAWPWSTGRLVRLLSRFDPGAYTWRGPGVLGPELPEPAEAF, encoded by the coding sequence GTGGTGGTCGTCGGAGCGGGGTTCTCCGGCATCGGCGCCGCCATCCGGCTGCGGCAGGCGGGGTTCCGCGAGGTGGTGGTCCTGGAGAAGGCGTCCCAACTCGGCGGCACCTGGCGGGAGAACACCTATCCGGGCTGCGCCTGCGACGTGCCCTCCACGCTCTACAGCTACTCGTTCGCCCAGGACACCGCCTGGACGAGGGTGTTCGCCGGGCAGCCGGAGATCCACGCCTATCTGCGCACCACGGCCGAGCAGTACGGACTCGGCGAGGTGCTGCGCTGCGGGGTGCGGGTACTGGGGGCCCGCTGGGACCCGGCGGCCGCGCGCTGGCGCCTGGAGACCACCGACGGCTCCTACAGCGCGGCCGTGCTGGTCCTGGCCACCGGCCCGTGGCACGTGCCGCGCCCGCTGGAGGTGCCCGGCGTCGAGGACTTCGCCGGACCGGTGCTGCACACCGCCCGCTGGGACCACGGTGTCGACCTGACCGGCCGCCGCGTGGCCGTGGTCGGCAGCGGCGCCTCCGCCGTCCAGCTCGTGCCCGAGATCGTGTCCCGCGCTGCGGAGGTACGGCTCTTCCAGCGCACCGCCCCCTGGGTGCTGCCCAAGCCCGACCTGCCGGTCCCGGCGGCGCTCAACTGGTGCCTGGATCGCGTGCCCGGCGCCCGAAGAGCCCTGCGCGCCGGGCAGTTCGGCCTCCAGGAGGGCCTGGGCTGCGCCTTCCGCCACCCCGAACTCGCCCGTCTGGTCGAGGCGGGCGCCCGGGCACATCTGCGCCTCGCGGTCCGTGACCGGGCCACCCGCCGGGCGCTCACACCGGACTACCGACTGGGCTGCAAGCGTCTGCTGACCTCCAGCACCTACTACCAGGCCCTGTCCCGGCCGCACGTCCACCTCCACCCCACCGCCGTGGCGGCCGTACGCGAGAAGGAGGTCGTCGGCGCCGACGGCACCGTGGCCGAGGCCGACGTCCTCGTCACGGCCACCGGCTTCCGGGTCGGCGAACTGCCGCTGGCCGAGAGCCTGTACGACGCCGACGGCCGTACGCTGCGAGCGGCCTGGGCCGGTGAACCGCAGGCGTACCTGGGCAGCGGCGTCAGCGGCTTCCCCAACCTCTTCCTGCTCCTGGGCCCGAATCTGCTCGGCGGTTCCACCTCCGCGATCAGCGTCCTCGAAGCCCAGCTGACCTATCTCACCGCCGCCCTCACCCATCTCCGGCGCACCGGGCACACCGCCCTGGACGTCCGGCCCGCCGTGCAGGCCTCGTACAACGCGGCCGTGCAGCGGGCGTTGGCGGGCACCGTGTACAACACGGGCGGCTGTACGAGCTATTACCTCGCGCCCAGCGGGCGCAACACCTTCGCCTGGCCGTGGTCCACCGGGCGGCTGGTGCGGCTGCTGAGCCGCTTCGACCCCGGCGCGTACACCTGGCGGGGCCCGGGTGTCCTCGGGCCGGAACTGCCCGAGCCGGCCGAGGCGTTCTGA
- a CDS encoding histidine kinase: MADTHHVLLVSFTDPSRCRAAYEEAVSLPGLRQAAVLERSAEGLLDVPDNHVRGAGVPTVGGGVVGGLVGLLGGPIGVLFGSAAGAALANAAENRQLIEDGAGLIMLSSRVEDGTALLVVDLHEASPEPADELARRHGGALRRLTAKEFAARVEAAERAAERTDTP, translated from the coding sequence ATGGCGGACACTCATCATGTGCTGCTGGTCTCGTTCACCGATCCGTCGCGGTGCCGGGCGGCGTACGAGGAAGCCGTCTCCCTGCCGGGGCTGCGGCAGGCGGCGGTCCTTGAGCGGTCCGCGGAGGGCCTGCTCGACGTGCCCGACAACCATGTGCGCGGCGCCGGGGTGCCCACGGTGGGCGGCGGCGTGGTGGGCGGGCTCGTGGGACTGCTCGGCGGGCCGATCGGCGTGCTGTTCGGCAGCGCGGCCGGGGCGGCCCTCGCCAACGCCGCCGAGAACCGCCAGCTCATCGAGGACGGCGCGGGCCTGATCATGCTCAGCAGCCGGGTCGAGGACGGTACGGCCCTGCTCGTCGTCGACCTCCACGAGGCGTCGCCGGAGCCCGCCGACGAACTGGCCCGGCGCCACGGCGGCGCATTGCGGCGCCTGACCGCCAAGGAATTCGCCGCGCGGGTCGAAGCCGCCGAACGCGCGGCGGAACGGACCGACACGCCCTGA
- a CDS encoding RICIN domain-containing protein, with protein MRIWRRAAVALATLGALFLAAPTAGAVSPAPDHARTGVATAKDAVRAAPDPTRDLAAAATFVHLVNNGSGQCLAVPGGSLDQGTGLIQWPCGTWNDHYWNLEPWTIGGVRYYRVVNYNSYQCLAVPGGSRQNGVQVIQWPCGTWNDHFWRFVATGGGTYHVVNYNSGQCLAVEGGSRNAGAKAIQWPCGTWADHYWR; from the coding sequence ATGCGGATCTGGAGAAGGGCCGCCGTGGCCCTGGCGACGCTGGGCGCGCTGTTCCTGGCGGCGCCGACGGCCGGTGCTGTGTCTCCCGCGCCGGACCACGCGCGTACCGGCGTGGCGACGGCGAAGGACGCCGTACGGGCGGCCCCGGACCCCACGCGCGACCTCGCGGCGGCGGCGACGTTCGTCCACCTCGTGAACAACGGGTCGGGGCAGTGTCTGGCGGTCCCCGGCGGCAGCCTCGACCAGGGCACGGGCCTCATCCAATGGCCCTGCGGCACCTGGAACGACCACTACTGGAACCTTGAGCCGTGGACCATCGGCGGGGTCCGCTACTACCGGGTGGTCAACTACAACAGCTACCAGTGCCTGGCCGTGCCCGGCGGCAGCCGGCAGAACGGCGTCCAGGTCATCCAGTGGCCGTGCGGCACCTGGAACGACCACTTCTGGCGGTTCGTTGCCACCGGTGGCGGCACCTACCACGTCGTGAACTACAACAGCGGCCAGTGCCTGGCGGTGGAAGGCGGAAGCCGTAACGCCGGTGCGAAAGCGATCCAATGGCCGTGCGGAACCTGGGCCGACCACTACTGGCGGTAA
- a CDS encoding helix-turn-helix domain-containing protein, translating into MPTNDERASEFAAELRRLRSLRGMSLTELARSVHYSKGYLSKIENGGKPPTLDVARRCDTALDAGGSLTRLVPKTPAGPPAAVGVPAARAGEADPEGALCPYRGLAAYGPQDAEWFFGRDGATAELVGRLAERVGHGPLAVVAPSGAGKSSLLQAGLLPALRRGALPVAGSAAWPAVVCAPTAHPLKELVRCTADLLGRAGDGLTPEALAERPRALLDAARDAQGHPGLVLVVDQFEEVFTLCADERERRAFVAVLHTLATGAEPPPGAAAEAAVVLGVRADFFGHCLDHPELAEAFTHGLFALAPMSDAEQRAAIAGPAERAGLTLEPGLAELLLRDLRSGPAASPGSLPLLGHALLATWQQRAGRTLTVAGYETTGGIHGAVARTAESVFTRLDPAERRMARHLLVRLVQVGEGSAAQTRRPLERALIPGQSADPPAAARALDAFVRARLVTAGAQTVEITHEALLHAWPRLHGWIESDRAALVLRQQLADAAVEWARAGHDPGLLYRGARLDAVRDWERRPGSGDRLGEREAAFVAACLAEEERGLRAARRHVRVRRALLGALAVLLAVAVAAGTVAFRQRSDAYRQRRVAQSQAMAVRSEALAEGRPEASMLLAAAAYRSAATPESRGALLSTQAQYFDGRLTGHQGAVNGVAFSPDGRLLASAGSDATVRIWDTVRHRETATLTGYEGPVTAVAFAPDGHRLATAGTDGSVRLWDMPSRRMTAILTGHRGAVRSVAFAPDGRGLVSGGLDRTVRLWSVPDGTPRGVLTGHGDAVMAVAYAPDGRTVASAGADRTVRLWGAADGHPGAVLSGHTDQVLGLAFAPDGRSLASGGADRTVRLWDTADGTARAVLTGHGDDVNAVVFSRGGDTLASAGGDGTVRLWDPVKGRLAAVLSGHTDYVLSVAAGPGGRLATGGFDQSVVLWNPGGPALVARPFTEEWQSAFSPDGRLLAAAAADHTVRLWDAVRRRPLPPLTGHDGSVFAVAFSPDGRLLASAGADRTVRLWDVARRRLLTTLTGHDGSVFAVAFSPDGRTLASGSADRTVRLWRAADGAELAVLRGHTDFVNALAFGPDGRTLATGSDDLTVRLWDPARHAVRTVLRGHTGSVRGVAFSPDGRTLASAGNDGTVRLWDPRRAATLRSLTGHSGSVRAVAFSPDGTVLASSGSDRTVRLWQPASGRFVAALSGHAGAVWGVVFAPGRPGTLASSSNDGTVRLWSTDLRAREAEVCRLLGDTGPRRWAGLLPGLPYVRVCNPAS; encoded by the coding sequence GTGCCGACGAACGACGAGAGGGCCAGCGAGTTCGCAGCCGAGCTGCGGCGGCTGAGGAGCCTGCGCGGGATGTCCCTCACCGAGCTCGCCCGCTCGGTCCACTACAGCAAGGGCTACCTCAGCAAGATCGAGAACGGGGGGAAACCCCCGACGCTCGACGTCGCCCGGCGCTGCGACACCGCCCTCGACGCGGGAGGGAGCCTGACGCGGCTCGTACCGAAGACCCCCGCCGGACCGCCCGCCGCCGTCGGTGTCCCCGCGGCCCGTGCCGGCGAGGCCGATCCGGAGGGGGCGCTGTGCCCGTACCGGGGACTCGCCGCCTACGGGCCGCAGGACGCCGAGTGGTTCTTCGGCCGGGACGGCGCCACGGCGGAGCTGGTGGGGCGGCTCGCGGAGCGCGTGGGCCACGGGCCGCTGGCCGTGGTCGCGCCCTCGGGCGCGGGCAAGTCCTCGCTGCTCCAGGCCGGGCTGCTGCCCGCGCTGCGGCGCGGTGCGCTGCCGGTCGCCGGGTCCGCCGCATGGCCCGCCGTGGTGTGCGCGCCGACCGCGCACCCGCTGAAGGAACTGGTGCGCTGCACCGCGGACCTGCTCGGCCGCGCGGGCGACGGCCTCACCCCCGAGGCGCTGGCCGAACGGCCGCGGGCCCTGCTGGACGCGGCCCGCGACGCCCAGGGGCACCCCGGACTCGTGCTCGTGGTCGACCAGTTCGAGGAGGTCTTCACGCTCTGCGCCGACGAGCGCGAGCGCCGCGCCTTCGTCGCCGTCCTGCACACGTTGGCGACCGGCGCCGAGCCGCCGCCGGGAGCCGCGGCCGAGGCGGCCGTCGTCCTGGGCGTGCGCGCCGACTTCTTCGGGCACTGCCTCGACCACCCGGAACTCGCCGAGGCCTTCACGCACGGCCTGTTCGCGCTCGCGCCGATGTCCGACGCCGAGCAGCGCGCCGCCATCGCGGGACCCGCCGAGCGGGCCGGTCTCACCCTGGAGCCGGGCCTGGCCGAACTGCTGCTGCGCGACCTGCGCTCCGGCCCCGCCGCCTCCCCGGGCTCGCTGCCGCTGCTCGGCCACGCCCTCCTCGCGACCTGGCAGCAGCGCGCGGGCCGTACGCTCACGGTCGCGGGGTACGAGACGACCGGCGGCATCCACGGCGCCGTGGCCCGCACCGCCGAGTCCGTGTTCACCCGCCTAGATCCGGCCGAGCGGCGGATGGCGCGCCATCTGCTCGTACGGCTGGTGCAGGTCGGCGAAGGCTCCGCCGCCCAGACCCGCAGACCGCTCGAACGGGCCCTGATCCCCGGCCAGTCGGCCGATCCGCCCGCCGCCGCGCGCGCCCTCGACGCGTTCGTGCGGGCCCGGCTGGTCACCGCGGGCGCCCAGACCGTGGAGATCACCCACGAGGCGCTGCTGCACGCCTGGCCCCGGCTGCACGGCTGGATCGAGAGCGACCGCGCCGCCCTCGTACTGCGCCAGCAGCTCGCGGACGCCGCCGTGGAGTGGGCGCGCGCGGGGCACGACCCCGGACTGCTGTACCGGGGCGCCCGGCTCGACGCGGTGCGCGACTGGGAGCGGCGGCCCGGCAGCGGGGACCGGCTGGGGGAGCGGGAGGCCGCGTTCGTGGCGGCCTGCCTCGCCGAGGAGGAGCGCGGCCTGCGGGCGGCGCGCCGCCACGTCCGGGTCCGCCGCGCCCTGCTCGGCGCGCTCGCCGTGCTGCTCGCCGTCGCCGTCGCGGCGGGCACTGTGGCCTTCCGCCAGCGCTCCGACGCGTACCGGCAGCGCCGCGTCGCCCAGTCGCAGGCCATGGCCGTACGGTCGGAGGCGCTCGCCGAAGGGCGGCCGGAGGCGTCCATGCTGCTCGCGGCCGCCGCCTATCGGTCGGCCGCCACGCCCGAGTCGCGCGGGGCCCTGCTCAGCACCCAGGCCCAGTACTTCGACGGACGGCTGACGGGCCATCAAGGAGCGGTAAACGGCGTGGCGTTCAGCCCCGACGGGCGCCTGCTCGCCTCGGCCGGATCGGACGCCACCGTCCGGATCTGGGACACCGTCCGGCACCGCGAGACGGCCACGCTCACCGGGTACGAAGGACCGGTCACGGCCGTCGCCTTCGCGCCCGACGGCCACCGGCTCGCGACCGCAGGCACCGACGGGTCGGTACGTCTGTGGGACATGCCCTCCCGTCGGATGACCGCGATCCTGACCGGCCACCGGGGAGCCGTACGGTCGGTCGCCTTCGCCCCCGACGGGCGTGGCCTCGTCTCGGGCGGCCTCGACCGCACGGTACGGCTGTGGAGCGTGCCGGACGGCACCCCGCGCGGGGTGCTCACCGGGCACGGCGACGCCGTGATGGCGGTGGCCTACGCCCCCGACGGCCGGACCGTCGCCTCGGCGGGCGCCGACCGTACGGTACGGCTGTGGGGCGCGGCCGACGGGCATCCGGGCGCCGTGCTCAGCGGCCACACCGACCAGGTGCTCGGACTGGCCTTCGCCCCGGACGGCCGCAGCCTGGCGTCCGGCGGGGCCGACCGGACCGTACGCCTGTGGGACACCGCCGACGGGACGGCGCGAGCGGTCCTCACCGGCCACGGCGACGACGTCAACGCCGTGGTCTTCAGCCGCGGCGGGGACACCCTCGCCAGCGCGGGCGGCGACGGCACGGTCCGGCTGTGGGACCCGGTGAAGGGCCGCCTGGCGGCGGTGCTCTCGGGCCACACCGACTATGTGCTGTCCGTCGCGGCGGGCCCCGGCGGCCGCCTCGCGACCGGCGGGTTCGACCAGTCGGTGGTGCTGTGGAACCCGGGCGGTCCGGCGCTGGTCGCCCGGCCGTTCACCGAGGAGTGGCAGTCGGCGTTCTCGCCGGACGGCCGACTGCTCGCCGCCGCGGCGGCGGACCACACGGTCCGGCTGTGGGACGCGGTCCGCCGCCGCCCGCTCCCGCCGCTCACCGGGCACGACGGATCGGTGTTCGCCGTAGCCTTCTCGCCCGACGGCCGTCTGCTGGCCTCGGCGGGCGCCGACCGCACGGTCCGGCTCTGGGACGTGGCCCGGCGCCGACTCCTCACCACGCTGACCGGGCACGACGGTTCGGTGTTCGCGGTGGCGTTCTCCCCGGACGGACGCACCCTGGCGTCCGGGAGCGCCGACCGCACGGTACGGCTGTGGCGCGCCGCCGACGGCGCTGAGCTGGCGGTGCTGCGCGGCCACACGGACTTCGTCAACGCGCTCGCCTTCGGCCCGGACGGGCGCACCCTCGCCACCGGCAGCGACGACCTGACGGTCCGGCTGTGGGACCCGGCCCGGCATGCGGTGCGCACGGTCCTGCGCGGGCACACCGGCTCGGTGCGCGGCGTGGCGTTCTCGCCCGACGGCCGCACCCTGGCCAGCGCCGGCAACGACGGCACGGTCCGCCTCTGGGACCCCCGCCGCGCCGCCACGCTCCGCTCCCTCACCGGACACAGCGGTTCGGTACGGGCGGTGGCCTTCAGCCCGGACGGGACGGTGCTCGCGAGCAGCGGCAGCGACCGGACCGTACGGCTGTGGCAGCCCGCCTCGGGGCGCTTCGTCGCCGCCCTGAGCGGACACGCCGGCGCCGTGTGGGGCGTGGTGTTCGCCCCCGGTCGGCCGGGGACGCTGGCGAGCAGCAGCAATGACGGGACGGTCCGGCTGTGGTCGACGGACCTGCGGGCGCGCGAGGCGGAGGTCTGCCGACTGCTCGGCGACACGGGTCCGCGCCGCTGGGCCGGGCTGCTGCCGGGGTTGCCGTACGTGCGCGTCTGCAACCCAGCTAGTTGA
- a CDS encoding GlxA family transcriptional regulator, with product MHTVAVLALDGVIPFDLSTPIDVFQRTRLPDGRPAYRVQVCAPAEEVDAGAFTLRAPRRLDALAEADTVVLPGCADPVAPVPDEALDAVRQAAARGARIASICTGAFVLAATGLLDGHRATTHWAAAALFAERHPAVDVDPAVLYVDSGQLLTSAGAAAGLDLCLHMIRRDLGSAVAADAARLSVMALEREGGQAQFIVPEHPPAPRGSTMEPLLLWMEENAGADLTLDDLAARAGMSARTLHRRFREQTGTSPLQWLHRARIRRAQHLLETTAHPVDHIASQVGFGSPTAFRDRFKRLVGTSPHAYRRSFQGA from the coding sequence ATGCACACCGTGGCCGTCCTAGCCCTCGACGGAGTCATCCCCTTCGACCTGTCCACGCCCATCGACGTGTTCCAGCGCACCCGGCTGCCGGACGGGCGCCCCGCCTACCGCGTCCAGGTGTGCGCGCCCGCCGAGGAGGTGGACGCGGGGGCGTTCACGCTGCGGGCCCCCCGGCGTCTGGACGCGCTGGCCGAGGCGGACACGGTGGTCCTTCCGGGCTGCGCCGACCCGGTCGCCCCCGTCCCGGACGAGGCCCTCGACGCTGTGCGGCAGGCCGCCGCCCGGGGCGCCCGGATCGCCTCCATCTGCACGGGCGCCTTCGTGCTCGCCGCCACCGGTCTGCTCGACGGCCACCGGGCCACCACGCACTGGGCCGCCGCCGCGCTGTTCGCCGAGCGCCACCCGGCCGTCGACGTGGACCCGGCCGTGCTCTACGTCGACAGCGGGCAGCTGCTCACCTCGGCCGGCGCCGCCGCGGGCCTCGATCTGTGCCTGCACATGATCCGCCGCGATCTGGGTTCGGCGGTGGCGGCCGACGCGGCGCGGCTTTCGGTGATGGCGCTCGAACGCGAGGGCGGGCAGGCCCAGTTCATCGTGCCCGAGCATCCGCCCGCCCCGCGCGGCTCGACGATGGAGCCGCTGCTGCTCTGGATGGAGGAGAACGCCGGCGCCGACCTCACCCTCGACGACCTGGCCGCGCGGGCCGGGATGAGCGCGCGCACCCTGCACCGGCGCTTTCGCGAGCAGACCGGCACCTCCCCGCTGCAATGGCTGCACCGGGCGCGCATCCGCCGGGCCCAGCACCTCCTGGAGACCACCGCGCACCCCGTCGACCACATCGCGTCGCAGGTCGGCTTCGGCTCCCCCACCGCGTTCCGGGACCGCTTCAAACGCCTCGTCGGCACCAGCCCGCACGCGTATCGGCGCAGTTTCCAAGGGGCGTGA
- a CDS encoding phenylacetate--CoA ligase family protein, which translates to MSAQQLSDLIRFARHNSPFYQELYASLPPDADRLTDLPVVDQQRFWAANTLDGNRVLTGPLSEATVYKTGGTTGAPKFSVYTRDEWRTFVTAFGQGLVDTGLRPGHRVADLFYAGELYASFLFILDSLAHAPVDNVRLPIGGAAPLESTVPTLRDFAAQVVAGTSTTLCRLAEHILAAGLRLDAVELVLFGGEALFDDQRRLLAAAFPNAAIRSVGYASVDAGLLGRPVPGPDPRVHRAFTPESIVEILDDTTGEPITEPGRPGRVVVTSLFRRLMPVIRYPAGDRAEWTDTDLGHFRILGRAEEGVRVGPVSLYSQDAQDAVAEADTEGRIVGMQLVVRRWDGRDGLVLRLATAPGDDDPAALEPLAKAVVTELESARPLYPDSVSAGFVHPLRVEWAGHRDLAVNPRSGKLVRVLDERPTA; encoded by the coding sequence ATGTCCGCCCAGCAGCTTTCGGACCTCATCCGGTTCGCCCGTCACAACTCACCCTTCTACCAAGAGCTTTACGCGTCCCTGCCGCCGGACGCCGACCGCCTCACCGACCTGCCGGTCGTGGACCAGCAGCGGTTCTGGGCGGCCAACACCCTCGACGGCAACCGCGTTCTGACCGGCCCCCTCAGCGAGGCGACCGTCTACAAGACCGGCGGCACCACCGGGGCGCCCAAGTTCTCCGTCTACACCCGCGACGAGTGGCGCACCTTCGTGACCGCCTTCGGCCAGGGCCTGGTGGACACCGGCCTGCGCCCGGGCCACCGCGTCGCCGACCTCTTCTACGCGGGCGAGCTCTACGCCAGCTTCCTGTTCATCCTCGACTCGCTCGCCCACGCTCCCGTGGACAACGTACGGCTGCCCATCGGCGGCGCCGCGCCGCTGGAGTCGACGGTGCCCACCCTGCGCGACTTCGCGGCGCAGGTCGTGGCGGGCACGTCCACCACGCTGTGCCGCCTCGCCGAGCACATCCTCGCGGCCGGCCTGCGGCTCGACGCGGTGGAGCTGGTCCTCTTCGGCGGCGAGGCCCTCTTCGACGACCAGCGGCGACTGCTCGCCGCCGCGTTCCCCAACGCGGCGATCCGGTCGGTCGGTTACGCCAGCGTCGACGCGGGGCTGCTCGGCCGCCCCGTGCCGGGCCCCGACCCCCGGGTGCACCGCGCCTTCACCCCGGAGTCGATCGTCGAGATCCTCGACGACACCACGGGCGAGCCCATCACCGAGCCGGGCCGTCCCGGCCGGGTCGTGGTGACCAGCCTCTTCCGCAGACTGATGCCCGTCATCCGCTACCCCGCGGGCGACCGCGCCGAATGGACCGACACCGACCTCGGTCATTTCCGCATCCTCGGCCGGGCCGAAGAGGGCGTCCGGGTGGGGCCGGTGTCGCTGTACTCGCAGGACGCCCAGGACGCCGTCGCCGAGGCGGACACCGAGGGCCGCATCGTCGGGATGCAGCTGGTCGTCCGCCGCTGGGACGGCCGCGACGGGCTGGTGCTGCGGCTCGCCACCGCCCCGGGCGACGACGACCCGGCCGCGCTCGAACCGCTCGCCAAGGCCGTCGTCACCGAGCTGGAGAGCGCCCGGCCGCTGTATCCGGACAGTGTGAGCGCCGGATTCGTACATCCGCTCAGAGTCGAGTGGGCGGGCCACCGCGACCTCGCCGTCAACCCGCGCTCGGGCAAGCTCGTCCGCGTCCTGGACGAGAGGCCGACCGCATGA
- a CDS encoding MFS transporter has protein sequence MSTTLVDEGRRRPLVLRNRAFGAVWLSQVLTQAAVRMFQVGVSWWLVAYAVDGGRGLASGLFMAVSTLPAVALAPVVARVVARTAHRSVLRTAAAVAGAVAVALAVWAWTSGLPLPAVYAATLALATCQAFFDPCLTTSVPELVDDEDIEAATGFELSTQSLAGLGGALLGAVTVDRAGVAGLGAGCGAAYLAAALLVASVRFRTAPGADGEADAAAAPERRTLRDILGGLPYVRRILICFTAANLFTTAVFVVIPLYTRTVLADGGSTVALLEASLGCGTLIGSFTGARVPGRPTVAGAWCLALMAFALALPGLVAGRLVFAGCLVVAGWCVGVIGVRFVALFQRLVPAADKPGFFAVMQAVLGASFPVASLLFGLAGDHLSAQTLCLVQAAGLLPAAAALALLGSPNSPMEQASSADRAPEPVGSER, from the coding sequence ATGAGCACCACCCTCGTGGACGAGGGCCGCCGCCGGCCGCTCGTCCTGCGCAACCGCGCCTTCGGCGCCGTGTGGCTGAGCCAGGTCCTGACCCAGGCCGCCGTCCGGATGTTCCAGGTCGGCGTCTCGTGGTGGCTGGTGGCCTACGCGGTCGACGGCGGCCGGGGGCTTGCCTCCGGCCTCTTCATGGCCGTCAGCACCCTGCCCGCCGTGGCCCTCGCCCCGGTGGTGGCCCGCGTCGTGGCCCGCACCGCCCACCGCTCGGTGCTGCGCACGGCCGCCGCGGTGGCCGGGGCCGTCGCCGTCGCCCTCGCCGTCTGGGCGTGGACGAGCGGTCTGCCGCTGCCCGCCGTCTACGCCGCGACCCTCGCGCTCGCCACCTGCCAGGCCTTCTTCGACCCCTGTCTGACCACCTCGGTGCCCGAACTCGTCGACGACGAGGACATCGAGGCGGCCACCGGCTTCGAGCTGTCCACCCAGTCCCTGGCCGGTCTCGGCGGGGCGCTGCTCGGCGCGGTGACCGTCGACCGCGCGGGCGTGGCCGGTCTCGGCGCGGGCTGTGGGGCCGCCTATCTCGCCGCGGCGCTCCTCGTCGCGAGCGTCCGCTTCCGTACCGCACCCGGCGCCGACGGCGAGGCCGACGCGGCCGCCGCGCCCGAGCGGCGCACGCTGCGCGACATCCTCGGCGGACTCCCGTACGTACGGCGGATCCTGATCTGCTTCACCGCGGCCAACCTCTTCACCACGGCCGTCTTCGTCGTCATCCCCCTCTACACCCGGACCGTCCTCGCCGACGGCGGCTCCACCGTGGCCCTCCTGGAGGCGTCCCTGGGGTGCGGCACGCTCATCGGCTCGTTCACCGGCGCCCGGGTGCCGGGCCGGCCCACCGTCGCGGGCGCCTGGTGCCTGGCGCTGATGGCGTTCGCCCTCGCGCTGCCGGGGCTCGTCGCGGGGCGGCTGGTCTTCGCGGGGTGCCTGGTCGTCGCCGGCTGGTGCGTGGGGGTGATCGGCGTGCGGTTCGTGGCCCTGTTCCAGCGGCTGGTGCCCGCCGCCGACAAGCCCGGCTTCTTCGCGGTGATGCAGGCGGTCCTGGGTGCCTCCTTCCCGGTGGCCTCGCTGCTGTTCGGCCTCGCGGGGGACCACCTCTCGGCGCAGACGCTGTGCCTGGTCCAGGCCGCCGGTCTGCTGCCCGCCGCCGCTGCCCTGGCTCTGCTGGGCTCGCCCAACTCCCCGATGGAGCAGGCGAGTTCGGCAGACCGCGCCCCCGAGCCCGTCGGGAGCGAACGATGA